A genomic window from Equus caballus isolate H_3958 breed thoroughbred chromosome 5, TB-T2T, whole genome shotgun sequence includes:
- the CRABP2 gene encoding cellular retinoic acid-binding protein 2, with protein MPNFSGNWKIIRSENFEDLLKVLGVNVMLRKIAVAAASKPAVEIKQEGDTFYIKTSTTVRTTEINFKIGEEFEEQTVDGRPCKSLVKWESENKMVCEQRLLKGEGPKTSWTRELTNDGELILTMTADDIVCTRVYVRE; from the exons ATGCCCAACTTCTCTGGCAACTGGAAGATCATCCGATCGGAAAACTTTGAGGATTTGCTCAAAGTGCTGG ggGTGAATGtgatgctgaggaagattgccgtGGCTGCAGCGTCCAAGCCAGCTGTGGAGATCAAACAAGAGGGAGACACTTTCTACATCAAAACCTCCACCACCGTGCGTACCACGGAGATTAACTTCAAGATCGGAGAAGAGTTCGAGGAGCAGACTGTGGACGGGAGACCCTGCAAG AGCCTGGTGAAATGGGAAAGTGAGAACAAAATGGTCTGCGAGCAGAGGCTTTTGAAGGGAGAGGGTCCCAAAACCTCCTGGACCAGAGAGCTAACCAATGATGGGGAGCTGATCCTG ACTATGACAGCGGACGACATTGTGTGCACCAGGGTCTACGTACGAGAGTGA
- the NES gene encoding nestin, with translation MNSVAPTPDSQSLGLRLAPPRHCPNRSPFLFRPKSFESRWLVPVPRVSPPSVGQTSRMEGCLGEESFQMWELNRRLEAYLARVKALEEQNELLSAELGGLRAQSGDTSWRARADDELAALRALVDQRWREKHAAEVARDNLVEEVEGVAGRCQQQRLARERMAEEVARSRRAVEAEKCAQAWLSNQAAELERELEALRVAHEEERAGLHAQAACAPRCPAPPRGPPAPAPEVEELARRLGEAWRGAVRGYQERVAQMETSLGQARERLGRAVQGAREGRLELQQLQAERGGLHERRAALEQRLEGRWQERLRATEKFQLAVEALEQEKQGLQSQIAQVLEGRQQLAHLKMSLSLEVATYRTLLEAENSRLQTPSSGSKAALSLQDPKLELHFPGTPEGRRLGPLLSVLSPTPLSSSLPDTLETPVPNFLKRQEFLQARTPTLASTPIPPTPQPLRSATDAEVRVQDAPLSLLQPKVERQQVPEAMWAEAKVAIPASVLPGPEEPGGKLQEAGTGQSPEDHASLAPPLSPDHPSLEAKDAEPSGSRVSSRFQEEGEGQVLGLAEKETAVEVKGVSSLQQETQQEEGDLDMKEIQDSQGPLEKETLKALEEEIQEPLMSLGKQSHETLSSLEKENQESLRSLEEENLETLKSPEKENQELLKSLKGKDMEVVRPLEKETVELLKPIGKDPQTLQSLEKENQELMTSLEDNLETFSYPGEENQELVRSLEEENFESLRALERENQEPLTSQEIENQETSRPLAKENQELPRSLEEEDQETSRPLEKEHPESLKSLEDENQETLRAPEKEDQESLRSLEDKNHETLRLLEKENQEPLKSLEDENQEIMRPLEKENQEPLRSLEEDQETMRPLEKENQEPLRSLEEEDQETMRTLEKENQEPLRSLEEDQETMRPLEKENQEPLRSPEEDDQETMRPLEKENQMTLGPLEKVEPEPLKFLGKDQEILRPLEKENQELLRSLKEESVEAMRSLETENLEPLKSTGEDLEILKSLETQEPLWSLEEMNQGTMKPPEKEIQEPLVSVEENQETLRPLEKENQESLRSLGERNLENLRSPEEVDKESQRYLEEEENVDKGENQESPRPLEEEGQELPLSADRQRREDMVVGDQELDQEMPPGRAGMDSEGEAELDPRAQDGLAGEEESIEEGEPQLTAAGEGCPGSPEPKEHRIPAEGASGEGGAKGLQDPEGHPEQVGAPGLGAPWGMSEVIEAVLKEEEEAPRDGRASPEVTSGLETAVGVGEAAMETEQGPGQEALELEDPGLLAREEVMEPLLGEEGLEAKRVQGLEGPGKDLEEAAALEPELSTLPGKSRDPPEPPRGWEESEPEAPWGAEQVFPAENMCHDGSDTPQPRPLGSEEAVEDAKPVLGTPSPRPVEPRSPTPICEDAPGPQPLAEGSQEAGWELEGKAEALEKVESEQEELGSGGIPEGLQEEGEESREESEADELGETLPDSTPLGLYLRSPASPKWDLAGEQRPSPQGETRKEGWDPVVLASEGLRPHPYPSEEREGDEEEECGRDSDLSEEFEDLGTEASLLPGVPGEAAEPLGQVPQLLLEPAAWDRDGESDGFADEEESGEEGEEEDEEEEEGREPGAGRWGPGSSVGSLPALSGPQTGKLPESETMDVTVPWDDGLRGVVGDAPVTALGTVSQDSTEPSGSEEESNPAPLEREDQVPGPLETLSGEEDTGPGVGDTLGVNGQGPSLKEELEHVNGGVVNGLEQSEGVEQGKLGAPEGDRGSPLEGAEEGALKTTWAGAPLQLGPGQFLKFSQREGDGDSWSSGED, from the exons ATGAATAGCGTCGCTCCCACTCCAGACTCTCAGTCGCTCGGGCTGCGCCTCGCCCCGCCCCGTCATTGTCCCAATcggtctccttttctttttcgtCCTAAAAGCTTTGAGAGCCGCTGGCTTGTCCCAGTGCCCCGCGTCTCTCCACCTTCGGTGGGTCAGACGAGCAGGATGGAGGGCTGCCTGGGGGAGGAATCTTTTCAGATGTGGGAGCTTAATCGGCGCCTGGAGGCCTACTTGGCCCGGGTCAAGGCGCTCGAGGAGCAGAATGAGCTGCTCAGCGCGGAGCTCGGGGGTCTCCGGGCACAGTCCGGCGACACCTCCTGGCGGGCCCGTGCCGACGACGAGCTGGCAGCCCTGCGGGCCCTCGTCGACCAGCGCTGGCGGGAGAAGCACGCGGCCGAGGTGGCGCGCGACAACCTGGTGGAAGAGGTGGAGGGCGTGGCCGGCCGATGCCAGCAGCAGCGGCTGGCCCGGGAGCGGATGGCGGAGGAGGTGGCCCGCAGCCGGCGCGCGGTCGAGGCCGAGAAGTGCGCCCAGGCCTGGCTGAGCAACCAGGCGGCGGAGCTGGAGCGCGAGCTGGAGGCTCTGCGTGTGGCGCACGAGGAGGAGCGGGCCGGCCTGCATGCGCAGGCCGCCTGTGCCCCCCGCTGCCCCGCGCCGCCCCGCGGGCCCCCAGCGCCGGCCCCTGAGGTGGAGGAGCTGGCGCGGCGGCTGGGCGAGGCGTGGCGCGGGGCAGTGCGCGGCTACCAGGAGCGCGTGGCCCAAATGGAGACGTCGCTGGGCCAGGCCCGTGAGCGGCTGGGCCGTGCGGTGCAGGGCGCTCGCGAGGGTCgtctggagctgcagcagctccaggccgAGCGCGGTGGCCTCCACGAGCGCAGGGCCGCGCTGGAGCAGAGGTTGGAGGGGCGCTGGCAGGAGCGTCTGCGGGCCACTGAGAAGTTCCAG CTGGCCGTGGAGGCTCTGGAGCAGGAGAAACAGGGCCTGCAGAGCCAGATCGCCCAGGTCCTGGAAGGTCGGCAGCAGTTGGCACACCTCAAGATGTCCCTCAGCCTGGAGGTGGCCACATACAG GACCCTTCTAGAGGCTGAGAACTCCCGGCTGCAGACACCCAGCAGTGGTTCCAAAGCTGCCCTCAGCTTGCAGG ACCCGAAGCTGGAGCTACATTTCCCTGGGACCCCAGAGGGCCGGCGCCTGGGACCTTTGCTTTCTGTCCTGAGCCCAACTCCCCTCTCCTCATCCTTGCCTGATACTCTCGAGACACCTGTGCCAAACTTTCTGAAGAGACAGGAATTCCTCCAGGCCCGTACCCCCACCTTGGCCAGCACCCCCATCCCACCCACACCTCAGCCTCTCCGCTCTGCTACAGATGCAGAGGTCAGAGTTCAGGatgcccctctctccctgctccagccAAAGGTTGAGAGGCAACAGGTTCCAGAGGCCATGTGGGCTGAAGCCAAGGTGGCTATCCCTGCCAGTGTCCTGCCAGGACCAGAGGAGCCTGGGGGCAAGCTGCAAGAGGCCGGTACAGGCCAGTCCCCTGAGGATCATGCCTCCTtggccccacccctcagccctgaCCACCCCAGTTTAGAGGCCAAAGATGCAGAACCCAGTGGATCTAGAGTGTCCAGCAGGTTCCAGGAGGAAGGTGAAGGGCAAGTCTTGGGGCTGGCAGAGAAAGAAACAGCCGTAGAAGTCAAAGGGGTGAGCAGCTTGCAGCAGGAAACACAGCAAGAAGAAGGGGATCTGGACATGAAGGAAATCCAGGACTCCCAGGGTCCTTTGGAAAAAGAAACTCTGAAGGCTCTGGAAGAGGAGATTCAAGAGCCACTGATGTCTCTGGGAAAACAAAGCCATGAGACACTGAGCTCTCTCGAGAAAGAGAATCAAGAGTCTCTGAGGTCTTTAGAAGAAGAGAACTTAGAAACACTAAAAAGTCCAGAAAAGGAGAATCAAGAGCTATtgaaatctttaaaaggaaaggacATGGAGGTAGTGAGACCTCTGGAAAAAGAGACTGTAGAACTACTTAAGCCTATAGGAAAAGACCCACAGACATTGCAATCTCTAGAAAAGGAGAATCAAGAACTAATGACATCTCTTGAAGATAATCTAGAGACATTTTCATATCCAGGAGAGGAAAATCAAGAATTAGTGAGGTCTCTAGAAGAGGAGAACTTTGAGTCATTGAGAGCTCTAGAAAGGGAGAATCAAGAGCCACTGACATCTCAAGAAATAGAGAACCAAGAGACATCAAGACCTCTAGCAAAAGAGAATCAAGAGCTACCGAGGTCTCTAGAAGAAGAGGATCAGGAGACATCAAGACCTCTAGAAAAAGAGCATCCTGAGTCCCTGAAGTCTTTAGAAGATGAGAATCAAGAGACCTTGAGGGCTCCAGAAAAAGAGGACCAGGAGTCCCTTAGGTCTCTAGAAGATAAGAATCATGAGACCTTGAGACTGCTAGAAAAGGAGAACCAGGAGCCATTGAAGTCGCTAGAAGATGAGAACCAGGAGATAATGAGACCTTTAGAAAAAGAGAACCAAGAGCCACTGAGGTCTCTAGAAGAAGACCAAGAGACAATGAGACCTCTAGAAAAAGAGAACCAGGAGCCACTGAGGTCTCTAGAAGAAGAAGACCAAGAGACAATGAGAACTCTAGAAAAAGAGAACCAGGAGCCACTGAGGTCTCTAGAAGAAGACCAAGAGACAATGAGACCTCTAGAAAAAGAGAACCAGGAGCCACTGAGGTCTCCAGAAGAAGACGACCAAGAGACAATGAGACCTCTAGAAAAAGAGAATCAGATGACATTGGGACCTCTAGAAAAGGTGGAACCAGAGCCACTGAAGTTTCTTGGAAAAGACCAGGAGATATTGAGACCTCTTGAAAAAGAGAATCAAGAGTTATTAAGGTCCCTAAAAGAAGAGAGTGTAGAGGCAATGAGATCTTTAGAAACAGAGAATCTAGAACCACTAAAGTCTACAGGAGAAGATCTGGAAATATTGAAATCTCTAGAAACCCAAGAGCCACTCTGGTCTCTAGAAGAAATGAATCAGGGGACAATGAAACCAccagaaaaggaaattcaagaaCCACTAGTGTCTGTGGAAGAGAATCAAGAGACATTGAGACCCCTAGAAAAGGAGAATCAAGAATCACTGAGATCTCTAGGAGAAAGGAACCTGGAGAATTTGAGATCTCCAGAAGAGGTAGACAAGGAAAGTCAAAGGTacctggaagaggaagagaacgTGGACAAGGGGGAGAATCAAGAGTCCCCGAGGCCTCTGGAAGAGGAGGGACAGGAGCTGCCGCTGTCTGCGGAtcggcagaggagggaagataTGGTGGTGGGGGACCAAGAATTGGATCAGGAAATGCCCCCTGGGAGGGCTGGAATGGACAGCGAGGGTGAGGCAGAGCTCGACCCGAGGGCACAGGATGGcttggctggggaggaggagtctATAGAGGAGGGGGAGCCGCAGCTGACTGCCGCAGGGGAGGGGTGCCCAGGGAGCCCTGAGCCCAAAGAGCACAGGATCCCAGCTGAGGGAGCCAGCGGGGAGGGAGGTGCTAAGGGCCTCCAAGACCCCGAAGGGCATCCGGAGCAGGTGGGGGCCCCAGGCCTCGGAGCTCCCTGGGGAATGTCAGAGGTGATAGAAGCAGTgttgaaagaggaggaggaggccccgAGGGATGGCCGAGCCTCCCCTGAGGTCACCTCAGGGTTAGAGACAGCTGTGGGTGTGGGCGAGGCTGCTATGGAAACTGAGCAGGGGCCTGGGCAGGAGGCCCTAGAGCTGGAGGACCCAGGCCTCCTGGCTAGAGAGGAGGTGATGGAGCCACTCCTGGGCGAGGAAGGTTTGGAGGCAAAGAGGGTACAGGGCTTGGAAGGGCCTGGAAAGGACCTAGAGGAGGCAGCTGCCCTGGAGCCAGAGCTCTCCACACTGCCTGGGAAGAGCAGAGACCCCCCGGAGcctcccaggggctgggaggagtcAGAGCCTGAGGCCCCCTGGGGAGCAGAGCAGGTGTTCCCTGCTGAGAACATGTGCCATGATGGAAGTGATACCCCTCAACCCAGGCCCCTGGGGTCAGAGGAAGCAGTGGAGGATGCAAAACCAGTCCTGGGGACCCCCAGCCCAAGGCCTGTTGAGCCCCGGTCACCCACCCCAATCTGTGAAGATgcccctgggccccagcccctggctgagGGGAGCCAGGAGGCTGGCTGGGAGCTGGAGGGCAAGGCTGAGGCCCTGGAGAAGGTGGAGAGTGAGCAGGAGGAGTTGGGTTCTGGGGGGATCCCTGAGGGCctccaggaggagggggaggagagcagagaagagagtgAGGCTGATGAGCTGGGGGAGACTCTTCCCGACTCCACTCCCTTGGGCCTCTACCTCAGGTCCCCTGCTTCCCCCAAGTGGGACCTGGCTggggagcagaggccctcccCTCAAGGGGAGACCAGAAAGGAAGGCTGGGATCCTGTGGTCCTGGCCTCTGAGGGCCTCAggccccacccctacccctcagaggagagggagggagatgaggaggaggaatgCGGCCGGGACTCTGACTTGTCAGAGGAATTTGAGGATCTGGGGACCgaggcttctctccttcctggggTCCCTGGGGAGGCAGCAGAACCTCTGGGCCAGGTACCCCAGCTGCTTCTAGAGCCTGCAGCCTGGGATCGGGATGGGGAGTCTGATGGGTTTGCAGACGAGGaagagagtggggaggagggagaggaagaagatgaagaggaagaggaggggagggagccagggGCTGGGCGGTGGGGCCCGGGGTCCTCTGTTGGCAGCCTCCCTGCCCTGAGTGGCCCTCAGACAGGAAAGCTCCCAGAGTCTGAGACCATGGATGTCACCGTGCCCTGGGATGATGGCTTGAGGGGTGTGGTGGGTGATGCCCCCGTGACTGCCTTGGGGACTGTGTCCCAGGACAGCACTGAGCCCTCAGGCTCAGAAGAGGAGTCTAACCCTGCTCCCTTGGAGAGGGAGGACCAAGTCCCTGGCCCTCTGGAGACCCTCAGTGGGGAGGAGGACACAGGCCCGGGGGTAGGGGACACGCTTGGTGTCAATGGCCAGGGCCCCAGCTTGAAGGAAGAGTTGGAGCATGTGAATGGGGGGGTGGTGAACGGACTGGAGCAGTCTGAGGGAGTAGAGCAGGGGAAACTGGGGGCCCCCGAGGGGGACAGAGGGAGCCCCCTGGAGGGGGCGGAGGAGGGTGCCCTGAAGACCACTTGGGCAGGGGCTCCGCTTCAGCTGGGCCCCGGCCAGTTCCTGAAGTTCAGtcagagggaaggagatggagatTCCTGGTCCTCGGGGGAGGACTAG